A stretch of Apis cerana isolate GH-2021 linkage group LG1, AcerK_1.0, whole genome shotgun sequence DNA encodes these proteins:
- the LOC108001628 gene encoding dorsal-ventral patterning protein Sog — protein sequence MHFHSSLLSILLIVISCPLTVRTRRVAPLIEEDWARRPHRAAECTFGKQIRELGSTWFADLGPPFGVMYCIKCECIPVQKKRRIVARVHCRNIKNECPELTCKDPILLPDRCCKSCPGNSSTDIVQDVPVQLTSEEEERSLKHFGTLLTGKTSQILRRDEPNPTSMYNSAYNYLATGRFTFHRKNLYYSFYLSTSTPRPRSIQFIDGSGSILEEQTIDPIGGVYQNATGKLCGVWRRVPRDYRKLLRDERLHVSFIWEPSATLTGQLSRYRALSTEQYSSLLEPTMGVDRSLMSGAGATAIVSASSASAPSIHVSLVFNGVFLPNDVSEVPLIVQLEHMEKDYVVLREEIIVKKPSNELNFGEVRSALSGTDLRLLTRGKLSISIMSKRDPQALRLAGIVGPRTNCEMYQTLLLSETPSAASGLAWAFLDHAGSLRYGVQLIGLEEESPLVTLVDEGGKRRTELEDLTPSLVDGLANGSLERPGPRFLEPLFNGELAVVAASHVGSMLRGRLLQRPVADARDTAAPFLLRRLFQEPVHPGPVGLVWTAVDLDCSLHYELEIAGFPQTSTNNHESRTFRLYLETMPLLAQGAPVARRLLEEFTGYILEGSVTGLSPVELYRIESGICFLEVTDKQAERILKAPFKARAPLSCLPHYADNDVASVVAYNLQPPRSDIETGACFHETRFYEEGTQWTSSTDPCSMCHCYRGLAQCDPVPCPALTCAQSKQLKPAPGHCCPICSGPGINMNGTGKNVSSITRGCTLAGQFHLPGASWHPYLPPVGFDTCAVCTCDPITLEVKCPRVQCPPLDCDEKIAFRPSKKACCRQCPITTPSSANMGSDTTRLPRDQAAPSTKRTAEEILASGGCKNPLGSPYENGMEWHPRVHSHGEMKCVKCRCKNGEVRCDRKRCPRALCNTIAHQMKRGEYVADGDDCCTVQCRRARRHHRNNHHSARHSVTPRELS from the exons AATGTACGTTCGGCAAGCAGATACGGGAACTGGGCTCCACCTGGTTCGCGGATTTGGGCCCGCCCTTTGGAGTCATGTACTGCATCAAATGCGAATGCATTCCG GTGCAAAAGAAACGACGAATCGTAGCGAGAGTCCATTGTCGTAACATCAAGAACGAATGTCCAGAACTCACGTGCAAAGATCCAATTCTTCTTCCAGATCGATGCTGTAAATCTTGTCCGGGAAATTCCA GTACTGATATAGTACAAGATGTGCCCGTACAATTAACCTCCGAGGAAGAGGAACGAAGTCTAAAAC attttgggACGCTTCTAACGGGTAAAACATCTCAAATATTGCGTCGCGATGAGCCTAATCCAACATCAATGTACAACAGTGCTTACAACTATCTTGCAACAGGTCGTTTTACATTTCACCGCAAAAATctctattattctttttatttatcaacatcAACCCCTCGTCCGCGAAGCATACAATTTATCGATGGATCAGGAAGCATTTTGGAAGAACAAACAATCGATCCCATTGGTGGAGTGTATCAAAATGCAACAGGTAAATTATGTGGAGTGTGGAGAAGAGTTCCACGAGATTATCGGAAGTTACTTCGCGATGAACGTTTACACGTGTCCTTTATTTGGGAACCATCAGCCACCTTGACAGGACAATTATCTCGTTATCGTGCCTTATCCACGGAACAGTATTCTTCTTTGTTGGAACCAACGATGGGAGTGGATCGTTCGTTAATGTCAGGTGCAGGAGCCACCGCCATAGTCTCAGCATCATCAGCATCAGCGCCATCTATCCACGTATCCTTGGTATTTAATGGTGTTTTTTTGCCTAATGATGTTTCCGAAGTTCCATTGATAGTACAACTAGAACATATGGAGAAAGACTATGTGGTTCTACGCGAAGAAATTATAGTAAAGAAACCTTCGAATGAATTAAACTTCGGGGAGGTTCGAAGTGCCTTATCAGGGACGGATCTTCGTTTACTAACTCGAGGCAAACTCTCCATTAGCATAATGTCTAAAAGAGATCCTCAAGCTCTACGATTGGCCGGCATAGTAGGTCCACGTACTAATTGCGAGATGTATCAAACTTTGCTTCTCTCAGAAACACCTTCGGCCGCTTCTGGTTTGGCGTGGGCATTTTTGGATCATGCTGGTTCATTGCGTTATGGTGTTCAATTAATAGGATTGGAAGAAGAGAGTCCTTTGGTAACTTTAGTAGATGAAGGAGGCAAACGTCGTACCGAGTTGGAAGATTTGACGCCTTCCCTCGTCGATGGTCTAGCTAATGGATCCTTGGAACGTCCAGGGCCACGATTCCTCGAGCCTTTGTTCAACGGAGAACTCGCAGTTGTTGCTGCTTCACACGTTGGCTCAATGTTGCGCGGCCGATTATTACAAAGGCCAGTAGCCGATGCCAGAGATACCGCTGCACCTTTTCTGCTCAGGAGACTGTTCCAAGAACCTGTACACCCTGGTCCAGTTGGTTTGGTGTGGACAGCTGTAGATTTAGACTGTTCCCTTCATTATGAACTTGAAATTGCTGGCTTCCCTCAGACATCTACCAATAATCATGAATCACGTACGTTTCGACTTTACTTAGAAACCATGCCCTTATTGGCTCAAGGAGCACCTGTAGCTAGAAGATTATTGGAAGAATTTACTGGATACATCTTAGAAGGTTCCGTCACTGGTCTCTCACCAGTAGAATTATATAGAATCGAATCTGGTATTTGTTTCTTGGAAGTTACCGATAAACAGGCTGAAAGGATTCTGAAGGCTCCATTCAAAGCTAGAGCGCCGCTCAGTTGTCTTCCTCACTATGCAGATAATGATGTTGCCTCAGTGGTCGCGTACAACCTTCAGCCACCCCGATCGGACATCGAAACTGGCGCTTGTTTTCATGAGACTAGATTCTATGAAGAAGGTACTCAGTGGACTTCCAGTACAGATCCGTGCTCCATGTGTCATTGTTACCGTGGATTAGCACAATGCGATCCAGTACCTTGTCCAGCCCTTACGTGTGCCCAGAGTAAGCAACTAAAACCTGCTCCTGGTCACTGTTGCCCAATTTGTTCAG GTCCAGGGATTAATATGAATGGGACGGGAAAAAATGTCAGCTCCATAACAAGAGGTTGCACACTGGCTGGTCAATTTCATCTACCAGGAGCATCATGGCATCCTTATTTACCCCCAGTGGGATTTGATACTTGTGCAGTTTGTACATGTGAC cctATCACTCTAGAAGTGAAATGTCCACGAGTACAGTGTCCACCGTTGGATTGCGATGAGAAGATCGCTTTTAGGCCTAGTAAGAAGGCTTGTTGCAGACAATGTCCAATAACAACACCCAGCTCGGCAAACATGGGAAGTGATACAACTCGTTTGCCGCGAGATCAGGCAGCACCATCCACAAAACGCACTGCGGAGGAAATATTGGCTTCCGGCGGCTGCAAGAATCCCCTTGGTAGTCCCTATGAAAATGGAATGGAGTGGCATCCACGAGTTCACTCACATGGAGAAATGAAATGTGTCAAATGCAGATGTAAG AATGGCGAGGTCAGATGCGACAGAAAACGATGTCCACGAGCCCTTTGCAATACGATCGCACATCAAATGAAACGCGGCGAATACGTGGCGGATGGCGACGATTGTTGCACGGTCCAGTGCCGACGAGCGAGGCGTCATCATCGTAACAATCATCATTCAGCCCGGCATTCCGTGACACCACGTGAACTCAGCTGA